One genomic window of Rhodoligotrophos defluvii includes the following:
- a CDS encoding OsmC family protein has product MHQYKATIAWTGNTGEGTRSYRAYSRDYDIIVPGRPVLKGSSDPAFRGDPTRHNPEDLLLAAISACHMLWYLHLAVGAGVVVTDYVDEAVADMAMNPDGSGQFVSATLRPRVTIAAGDETVARALHHDANAKCFIARSMNFPVHHEPVIVRAEAAA; this is encoded by the coding sequence ATGCATCAGTACAAGGCGACCATCGCCTGGACCGGCAATACCGGCGAGGGCACTCGCAGCTATCGTGCCTATAGCCGCGACTATGACATCATCGTCCCTGGCCGGCCCGTGCTCAAGGGCTCGTCCGACCCCGCCTTCCGTGGCGATCCTACGCGGCACAATCCCGAAGACCTGCTGCTGGCGGCAATCTCAGCCTGCCACATGCTGTGGTACCTGCACCTGGCGGTGGGCGCGGGCGTGGTGGTCACGGACTATGTGGATGAGGCAGTGGCCGACATGGCCATGAACCCGGATGGTTCGGGGCAGTTCGTCTCGGCCACGTTGAGGCCGCGGGTCACCATCGCGGCGGGTGACGAGACGGTGGCGCGGGCCCTGCATCATGACGCCAATGCGAAGTGCTTCATCGCCCGCTCGATGAATTTCCCCGTGCACCATGAGCCGGTGATCGTGCGCGCGGAGGCGGCCGCCTGA
- a CDS encoding SGNH/GDSL hydrolase family protein has protein sequence MRRMLAALVAFFAAWALALPAAVAQEQPSGQAEAASTTSAQKGPGATYIPEAHDRYSVLVLGDALAGGLWAGMGRAVKPDDRFQVEVRYREGSGFARSDLYDWLDALPGILDRNQVHAAVVLLGSNDGQDLRVGSERLAFGSPEWKAKYQEVVDEFLAELRKRNIAVYWVGLPPMARPDYDEAMQKINAVVKERAEAVGVKFIDIRKHFSDETGGYTEMGMDPESGLYRRLRDRDGVRFLKRGNTKLASIVLDVLREDVKAAENPPPPAAAAPADGAGEPAAKLTNTMPFFGQPGLKEPIMIQPELPKTARPTAVGGIDAASIAEAIGLSSPGGEAGLTSLQKTAPPGSPAAQLFVDGLPPPSQPGRLDDFSWK, from the coding sequence ATGCGGCGCATGCTTGCGGCATTGGTGGCTTTCTTCGCCGCGTGGGCGCTCGCGCTACCCGCCGCGGTGGCGCAGGAGCAGCCGAGCGGTCAAGCGGAAGCAGCCTCCACCACCTCCGCCCAGAAAGGGCCTGGGGCCACCTATATCCCTGAGGCCCACGACCGCTACAGCGTGCTGGTGCTGGGTGACGCCCTGGCTGGCGGCTTGTGGGCCGGCATGGGGCGCGCGGTCAAGCCCGATGACCGATTCCAGGTCGAGGTGCGCTACCGTGAGGGCTCCGGTTTTGCCCGGTCCGATCTCTACGATTGGCTGGACGCCTTGCCCGGCATACTCGACCGCAACCAGGTCCATGCGGCCGTGGTGCTGCTCGGCTCCAATGACGGGCAGGACTTGCGTGTCGGCAGCGAGCGCCTGGCCTTCGGCTCGCCGGAATGGAAAGCCAAATACCAGGAGGTGGTGGACGAGTTCCTGGCCGAGCTGCGCAAGCGCAACATCGCGGTCTATTGGGTCGGGCTCCCGCCCATGGCGCGACCCGACTATGACGAGGCAATGCAGAAGATCAATGCCGTCGTGAAGGAGCGCGCCGAGGCGGTCGGGGTGAAGTTCATCGATATCCGCAAGCATTTCAGCGACGAGACCGGGGGCTACACGGAGATGGGCATGGACCCGGAATCGGGCCTCTACCGCCGCCTACGCGACCGCGACGGCGTGCGCTTTCTGAAACGGGGCAACACCAAGCTGGCCTCCATCGTGCTGGACGTGCTGCGCGAGGATGTGAAGGCAGCGGAGAACCCGCCGCCGCCAGCGGCCGCAGCGCCTGCCGACGGTGCGGGCGAGCCGGCGGCCAAGCTCACCAATACCATGCCCTTCTTTGGCCAGCCCGGGCTGAAGGAGCCGATCATGATCCAGCCGGAGCTCCCCAAGACGGCCCGGCCCACGGCCGTCGGCGGCATCGATGCCGCCAGCATTGCCGAGGCGATCGGCCTTTCCAGCCCAGGTGGCGAAGCGGGCCTGACATCGCTACAGAAAACCGCCCCGCCCGGATCGCCTGCTGCCCAGCTCTTCGTCGACGGGCTGCCTCCGCCGTCCCAGCCGGGACGGCTCGACGACTTCTCTTGGAAATAG
- a CDS encoding lytic murein transglycosylase, producing MTAGTDTAHANFDTFLQRLWPEAQRAGISRSTFNAAFRGVTPDPEVIERAENQAEFNTPIWDYIDLRVSDARIANGKAVLSQFEREVRAIESRYGVPRNILISIWGMETNYGSHMGDKYVIRSLATLAYTGRRTRFGRQQLIAALKILQRGDVTPAVMTGSWAGAMGFTQFIPTTYNAYAVDWTGDGRRDIWRSVPDALASTGNYLRKSGWSPGLPWGWEVALPRGFNTKLAGLNRRKTIGDWAKLGVRLADGGNFKSDSPVKASLIMPAGASGPAFLVTQNFRAILRYNNSQAYALAVGHLADRIDGRGPLVSEWPRPRDSLTVRDKMELQELLNAKGYETGEIDGKLGPMTRQAVERAQRDAGLDADGEPTVHLLKLLRQDG from the coding sequence ATGACCGCGGGCACAGACACTGCCCACGCAAATTTCGACACTTTCCTGCAACGGCTCTGGCCGGAGGCGCAGCGCGCCGGCATCTCCCGGTCGACCTTCAACGCGGCTTTCAGAGGTGTGACCCCCGATCCGGAGGTCATCGAGCGGGCCGAGAACCAGGCGGAGTTCAACACCCCGATCTGGGACTATATCGACCTGCGCGTGTCCGATGCCCGCATTGCGAACGGCAAGGCCGTCTTGTCCCAGTTCGAACGCGAGGTGCGGGCGATAGAATCGCGCTACGGCGTTCCGCGTAACATCCTCATCTCGATCTGGGGCATGGAGACCAATTACGGATCGCATATGGGCGACAAATATGTGATCCGGTCTCTGGCGACCCTGGCCTATACCGGGCGCCGCACCAGATTCGGCCGCCAGCAGCTGATCGCCGCGCTCAAGATCCTGCAGCGCGGCGATGTGACGCCCGCCGTCATGACCGGCTCGTGGGCGGGCGCCATGGGGTTCACCCAGTTTATTCCGACCACCTACAACGCTTATGCGGTGGACTGGACTGGCGATGGCCGGCGCGACATCTGGCGCAGTGTGCCCGACGCGCTCGCTTCCACCGGAAACTACCTGCGCAAATCCGGCTGGAGCCCGGGCCTGCCCTGGGGCTGGGAGGTGGCGCTGCCGCGCGGCTTCAACACCAAGCTGGCCGGCCTGAACCGGCGCAAGACGATCGGCGATTGGGCCAAGCTTGGCGTCAGGTTGGCGGACGGTGGCAACTTCAAATCGGACTCGCCCGTGAAGGCCTCGCTCATCATGCCTGCAGGCGCCTCTGGCCCGGCCTTCCTGGTCACGCAGAACTTCCGCGCCATCCTGCGCTATAACAACTCCCAGGCCTATGCGCTGGCCGTCGGCCACCTGGCCGACCGGATCGATGGCCGCGGGCCGCTTGTTTCCGAGTGGCCGCGCCCGCGGGATAGCCTGACCGTGCGCGACAAGATGGAGCTGCAGGAGCTGCTGAATGCCAAGGGCTATGAGACCGGCGAGATCGACGGCAAGCTGGGCCCCATGACCCGCCAGGCGGTCGAGCGGGCTCAGCGCGATGCTGGTCTGGACGCGGACGGCGAACCCACGGTTCATCTGCTTAAACTGTTGCGGCAGGACGGCTGA